The following are encoded together in the Macrobrachium nipponense isolate FS-2020 chromosome 14, ASM1510439v2, whole genome shotgun sequence genome:
- the LOC135226130 gene encoding glutamate receptor 2-like, which translates to MALGPFSITYPRSLLIDFSVPVYIDNEGIFLPRPARERDLTGFVKPFAWQVWIGLTVAVVGSMVLGVAMKWCVEQWGPVRLEHDLQEFRGKTWPLLTFEPVWLIRLLLLQGAELPPMMLTGQLFMGNWMIATLILSSSYQGVLTSLLAIPKVEIPVDSLQDLVDYGKIPWANERGTSLHQFFGDAKSGIYKVINDKGFLITASYDERHRMKGEKFAILCDFFSMKKIMSDDYSETGQCNYYIAKEPIFWYQVMPLLSLRKVRSYHTSTDCKQMEILLNFTIFRPHIFKN; encoded by the exons ATGGCTCTAGGCCCATTCAGCATAACATATCCGAGAAGCCTTCTGATCGACTTTTCCGTTCCTGTCTACATCGACAACGAAGGTATATTCCTCCCGAGGCCTGCACGCGAACGAGACCTCACTGGTTTTGTTAAGCCGTTTGCCTGGCAG GTATGGATAGGTTTGACAGTGGCAGTTGTTGGAAGTATGGTACTAGGAGTCGCCATGAAATGGTGTGTTGAACAGTGGGGGCCAGTAAGGCTGGAGCATGATCTCCAGGAGTTTCGAGGAAAGACTTGGCCACTGCTGACTTTTGAACCTGTTTGGCTGATCAGGTTACTTCTACTTCAAG GTGCAGAGCTCCCACCTATGATGCTGACTGGTCAGCTGTTTATGGGAAATTGGATGATAGCAACCTTAATTCTAAGTTCGTCTTACCAAGGTGTTCTTACCTCTCTTCTGGCaataccgaaggttgaaattccTGTAGACTCTCTGCAGGATTTGGTTGACTATGGCAAGATCCCTTGGGCTAACGAACGTGGAACCTCTCTTCATCAGTTTTTTGGG GACGCTAAATCAGGCATTTACAAGGTAATAAACGATAAAGGCTTCCTCATCACAGCTTCTTACGACGAACGCCACCGGATGAAGGGTGAGAAGTTCGCCATACTGTGTGATTTCTTCTCCATGAAGAAG ATCATGAGCGACGACTACAGTGAAACCGGCCAGTGCAACTATTACATTGCAAAGGAGCCCATCTTTTGGTATCAAGTTATGCCTTTGCTTTCCCTAAGAAAAGTTCGATCATACCACACTTCAACAGACTGTAAGCAAATGGAAATACTACTAAATTTCACTATTTTCCggcctcatatatttaaaaactaa